The following proteins are co-located in the Macaca thibetana thibetana isolate TM-01 chromosome 6, ASM2454274v1, whole genome shotgun sequence genome:
- the LOC126956076 gene encoding LOW QUALITY PROTEIN: putative ankyrin repeat domain-containing protein 19 (The sequence of the model RefSeq protein was modified relative to this genomic sequence to represent the inferred CDS: inserted 2 bases in 1 codon), with the protein MRKLFSFGRRLGQAVLGSVHQEYAGPGSHTRDAELRKTHRAAIKGEAAEVQXCLARRSRDVDARDRKDRTALHLACAHGCVEVLTPLLSRKCQIDICDRLNRTPLMKVYSSQLFWHDIDFTKYIELK; encoded by the exons ATGAGGAAGCTCTTCAGCTTCGGGAGACGCCTGGGCCAGGCGGTCCTGGGCTCCGTCCACCAAGAGTACGCGGGCCCCGGGTCCCACACCAGGGACGCGGAACTGCGGAAGACCCACAGGGCGGCCATCAAGGGCGAGGCCGCGGAGGTGCA CTGCCTGGCGCGCAGGAGCCGGGACGTGGATGCCCGCGACAGGAAGGACAG GACTGCTCTACATTTGGCCTGTGCGCATGGCTGTGTGGAAGTGCTCACTCCCTTGCTGAGCAGAAAATGCCAGATTGACATCTGTGACAGACTGAACAGGACACCTTTAATGAAGGTGTATAGTAGCCAACTCTTTTGGCATGACATAGATTTCACTAAATACAtagaattaaaatga